A window of the Sandaracinaceae bacterium genome harbors these coding sequences:
- a CDS encoding sigma-70 family RNA polymerase sigma factor, which yields MTGTHADAQEVVQDTFLRALERPPADTAQPWRPWLTRVAVNLCKDRLRRRKTRGYVGPWLPAPVELPDTHDVEVPSAARYERLESASFAFLLALERLTPQQRAVLILRDVLDHSVAETAGTLGISESNVKVTLHRAQKALAHAEAEEGEYRTQRLTEQGHAAQLAMLQRFMLALSLGDVDGMRACVSDDVRLHTDGGGEFFASKKMVRGREKVINFLIRVVRGELPTRFAIVELNGGPAIVSEFGPRKDRYAERVVTRIELGPDGLISAYDSILATPKLEHLFDSPG from the coding sequence ATGACCGGGACGCACGCCGACGCGCAGGAGGTGGTGCAGGACACGTTCCTGCGTGCGCTCGAGCGCCCACCGGCCGACACCGCGCAGCCGTGGCGACCGTGGCTCACGCGCGTGGCCGTCAACCTCTGCAAGGACCGCCTGCGCCGCCGCAAGACCCGCGGCTACGTGGGGCCCTGGCTGCCTGCGCCCGTGGAGCTCCCGGACACCCACGACGTCGAGGTGCCCAGCGCCGCCCGCTACGAGCGCCTCGAGAGCGCCAGCTTCGCCTTCCTGCTGGCGCTCGAGCGCCTGACCCCGCAGCAGCGGGCGGTCCTCATTTTGCGGGACGTGCTCGACCACAGCGTGGCGGAGACGGCGGGGACGCTCGGCATCTCGGAGTCCAACGTGAAGGTCACGCTGCACCGCGCCCAGAAGGCGCTCGCCCACGCCGAGGCCGAGGAGGGGGAGTACCGCACGCAGCGGCTCACGGAGCAGGGACACGCCGCGCAGCTGGCCATGCTGCAGCGCTTCATGCTCGCCCTCTCGCTCGGTGACGTCGATGGCATGCGTGCCTGTGTGTCCGACGACGTGCGCCTGCACACGGACGGGGGCGGCGAGTTCTTCGCCAGCAAGAAGATGGTCCGCGGTCGCGAGAAGGTCATCAACTTCCTGATCCGTGTCGTGCGCGGCGAGCTGCCGACGCGCTTCGCCATCGTGGAGCTGAACGGTGGGCCCGCGATCGTGAGCGAGTTCGGCCCGCGCAAGGACCGCTACGCGGAGCGCGTGGTCACGCGCATCGAGCTTGGCCCGGACGGGCTGATCTCGGCCTACGACTCGATCTTGGCGACGCCCAAGCTGGAGCATTTGTTCGACTCGCCGGGCTGA
- a CDS encoding FAD-dependent oxidoreductase, which translates to MTQRNESVDVVVVGGGLAGLLVAEGLGRAGRRVVVLERSPAPGGRARTATHGAHRFNFGPHALYLEGPLHHALRAAGVSTAGVAPSLGGARALFADGHLDALPVGLGGVLRADWFGARDAREMLAALRRIRAGAGTSDLHETSAAAFIDALVTRDGARRMLATLVRLATYGGDPSELSADVAHAQLTASVRHGVRYVHGGWQSLVVGLLDRAARAGVTVRHARAASLGLEASGALQGRMHTVTDDHGRTLRAADVVLACAPNVAASLLDGADPVLAEFARGARPVTMRGVDLGLRDPGRDLRFTLGVDTPVYFSPQRGVRDVAPAGGLTVHTGVYLGAEGGDAVADPAGLLDAALERLVPDLAARTVERRVLARAVVHHALPDWRRAGMLGRPACASQVPGVWFAGDWVGPQGHLADAAAASAVSVVRGIAVAREGGLRCAS; encoded by the coding sequence ATGACACAGCGGAACGAGTCGGTGGACGTGGTGGTGGTGGGTGGCGGGCTCGCGGGCCTGCTCGTCGCGGAGGGGTTAGGACGCGCAGGCCGGCGTGTGGTCGTGCTCGAGCGATCGCCTGCCCCGGGCGGGCGCGCGCGGACGGCAACGCACGGGGCTCATCGCTTCAACTTCGGTCCCCACGCGCTGTATCTCGAGGGGCCCCTGCATCATGCGCTGCGTGCTGCGGGGGTGTCGACCGCGGGGGTCGCGCCCTCGCTCGGTGGCGCGCGCGCGCTGTTTGCCGACGGTCACCTGGACGCGCTACCCGTGGGGCTGGGCGGCGTCCTGCGCGCCGACTGGTTCGGAGCTCGGGACGCGCGCGAGATGCTGGCGGCGCTCCGTCGCATCCGCGCGGGGGCGGGCACGAGCGACCTGCACGAGACGTCCGCCGCGGCCTTCATCGACGCGCTGGTCACGCGCGACGGGGCGCGGCGCATGCTCGCCACCTTGGTGCGCCTCGCGACCTACGGCGGAGACCCGTCCGAGCTGAGCGCCGACGTCGCCCACGCGCAGCTGACGGCGTCGGTGAGGCACGGCGTGCGCTACGTGCACGGCGGGTGGCAGTCGCTGGTGGTGGGGCTGCTCGACCGCGCGGCGCGCGCCGGAGTCACCGTGCGTCATGCGCGCGCGGCGTCGCTCGGCCTGGAGGCTTCTGGGGCGCTGCAGGGCCGCATGCACACCGTCACGGACGATCACGGGCGCACGCTGCGGGCCGCGGACGTGGTGTTGGCGTGCGCCCCCAACGTCGCAGCCAGCCTGCTCGACGGCGCAGACCCGGTGCTCGCGGAGTTCGCGCGCGGGGCACGCCCCGTCACGATGCGGGGCGTGGACCTGGGACTGCGCGATCCCGGGCGCGATCTGCGCTTCACGCTGGGCGTGGACACGCCTGTCTACTTCTCCCCGCAGCGGGGCGTGCGCGACGTGGCCCCCGCGGGCGGCCTCACGGTGCACACGGGGGTGTACCTCGGGGCGGAAGGCGGGGACGCCGTGGCGGACCCGGCGGGCCTGCTGGACGCCGCCCTCGAGCGTCTCGTGCCAGACTTGGCCGCGCGGACGGTGGAGCGCCGCGTGCTGGCGCGCGCCGTGGTGCACCATGCCCTGCCCGACTGGCGGCGTGCCGGGATGCTGGGGCGCCCTGCGTGCGCATCGCAGGTCCCCGGCGTGTGGTTCGCAGGGGACTGGGTGGGACCGCAGGGGCACCTGGCCGACGCGGCTGCAGCGTCGGCGGTGTCGGTGGTGCGGGGCATCGCCGTCGCGCGGGAAGGCGGGTTACGCTGCGCCTCGTGA
- a CDS encoding NAD(P)-dependent glycerol-3-phosphate dehydrogenase: MDQRQIAVLGAGSWGTALAKLLADKGHHVRLWARSAERASAIASANENARYLPGFSLPPTLTATGDLATALIDASMVVSVIPTHGLRAVLESAKPMIPAGVTIVSATKGIEEGTLMLVSDIFENVLPKTMHWQLTYLGGPSFAREVADGIPTAVCIAGHDRDSVRDAQHTFTTDRFRVYNTEDVVGVELGGALKNVIAIAAGVADGMGLGHNARAGLITRGLAEISRLATAMGAHPLTLSGLAGMGDLVLTCTGDLSRNRQVGMELGQGKTIDEILSSMNMVAEGVRTAKSLYNLTQARKVEMPISHEVYRILYEGKSPTKALTDLMSRPLRHERE; the protein is encoded by the coding sequence ATGGATCAACGACAGATCGCGGTCTTGGGCGCTGGCTCGTGGGGCACCGCCCTCGCCAAGCTGCTCGCCGACAAGGGTCACCACGTCCGCCTGTGGGCGCGCTCCGCCGAGCGCGCGAGCGCCATCGCGTCCGCCAACGAGAACGCGCGCTACCTCCCGGGCTTCTCCCTGCCGCCCACGCTGACGGCCACGGGGGACCTCGCCACGGCCCTGATCGACGCCAGCATGGTGGTCTCGGTCATCCCCACGCACGGTCTGCGCGCAGTGCTCGAGAGCGCCAAGCCGATGATCCCGGCCGGCGTGACCATCGTCAGCGCCACGAAGGGTATCGAGGAGGGCACGCTCATGCTGGTGAGCGACATCTTCGAGAACGTGCTGCCCAAGACCATGCACTGGCAGCTCACCTACTTGGGCGGGCCGTCCTTCGCGCGCGAGGTCGCGGACGGGATCCCGACCGCGGTGTGCATCGCCGGTCACGACCGCGACAGCGTGCGCGACGCGCAGCACACGTTCACGACGGACCGCTTCCGCGTCTACAACACCGAGGACGTCGTCGGCGTGGAGCTGGGAGGCGCGCTCAAGAACGTCATCGCCATCGCGGCAGGCGTCGCGGACGGGATGGGCCTCGGGCACAACGCGCGCGCGGGGCTCATCACGCGCGGCCTGGCGGAGATCTCGCGCCTCGCGACCGCCATGGGGGCCCACCCCCTCACGCTCAGCGGTCTGGCGGGCATGGGCGACCTCGTGCTCACGTGCACCGGCGACCTCTCGCGCAACCGACAAGTCGGGATGGAGCTCGGCCAGGGCAAGACCATCGACGAGATCCTCAGCTCCATGAACATGGTCGCCGAGGGGGTGCGCACCGCGAAGAGCCTCTACAACCTCACGCAGGCGCGCAAGGTGGAGATGCCCATCTCGCACGAGGTCTATCGCATCCTCTACGAAGGCAAGTCGCCCACCAAGGCGCTGACCGACCTGATGTCTCGGCCCCTGCGCCACGAGCGGGAGTGA